A part of Maridesulfovibrio hydrothermalis AM13 = DSM 14728 genomic DNA contains:
- a CDS encoding protein-L-isoaspartate(D-aspartate) O-methyltransferase: MRIDPKRSRLKMVEEQIAARGVSDQTVLDAMRKVPRHLFVQDALASRAYSDSALPIGEGQTISQPFIVAFMSELLQIKPGHKVLEIGTGSGYQASVLAEMGADVFSVERIRKLFIAARKLLFDMRYFNIQLKLDDGTMGWPDHAPYDRIIVTAGGPEIPQYLVEQLADSGRLVIPVGGKKRAQRLMLVTKNDGKVETTDMGGCAFVDLVGKQGW; the protein is encoded by the coding sequence GTGCGGATTGATCCAAAGCGTTCAAGATTAAAAATGGTAGAAGAACAGATTGCGGCGCGCGGCGTGTCCGATCAAACTGTTCTGGATGCCATGCGTAAAGTGCCCAGACACCTTTTTGTGCAGGACGCTCTTGCTTCACGTGCTTATTCAGACAGCGCGCTTCCCATCGGTGAAGGACAAACTATTTCCCAGCCGTTTATTGTGGCTTTTATGTCTGAGCTTTTGCAGATCAAACCCGGACATAAGGTGCTTGAGATAGGGACCGGCTCGGGTTATCAAGCTTCTGTGCTCGCGGAGATGGGAGCTGATGTCTTTTCCGTGGAAAGAATCCGTAAGCTTTTTATTGCGGCCCGCAAGCTGCTGTTTGATATGAGATATTTCAATATCCAGCTTAAGCTGGATGACGGTACTATGGGGTGGCCTGATCATGCGCCTTATGACCGCATTATTGTCACTGCCGGTGGACCTGAGATTCCGCAATACCTTGTGGAACAACTTGCTGATTCGGGGAGACTTGTCATTCCTGTTGGCGGGAAAAAAAGGGCACAGCGGTTAATGCTGGTGACGAAAAATGATGGAAAAGTTGAGACCACTGATATGGGCGGTTGCGCCTTTGTTGACCTTGTCGGTAAGCAGGGCTGGTAA
- a CDS encoding CBS domain-containing protein, whose translation MLKVDDLMTKEIFTLNEDDNLKMARSLMDLQRIRHIPIVNDKREFIALVTHRDILRATISQLADIDPATQGEIDAGIPVSEIMQTGIKTISPETLLKDAAYLLLNHKYGCLPVVNEMNGLEGILTEADFMKLTISLMEALEPN comes from the coding sequence ATGCTGAAAGTTGATGATCTCATGACAAAAGAAATATTCACACTTAATGAAGACGACAATCTGAAGATGGCCAGATCTCTGATGGATCTCCAAAGAATTCGCCATATCCCCATAGTAAACGATAAAAGAGAATTCATCGCACTTGTAACGCACCGTGATATTCTACGCGCAACCATTTCACAACTGGCCGATATTGATCCCGCCACGCAGGGCGAAATAGATGCCGGAATCCCGGTCAGCGAAATCATGCAGACAGGTATCAAAACCATTTCACCGGAAACACTTCTGAAAGATGCAGCATATCTGCTGCTCAACCATAAATACGGATGCCTGCCGGTAGTAAACGAGATGAACGGCCTTGAAGGAATCCTGACTGAAGCAGATTTTATGAAACTCACCATCAGCCTGATGGAAGCCCTTGAGCCTAATTAG
- the hysB gene encoding NiFeSe hydrogenase small subunit: MSLTRRDFVKMCTGTVAGFGISQVFNPSVVHALKKFVPHVFWLQGQGCTGCSVSILNSVHPSIAEVLLEVITLDYHPTIMGSEGAQAWDHMMGVAGKEQGKYILIVEGSVPTAENGHYCIVGAGADHKEYTMSEATLEMAKNAAVVVNVGTCAAYGGIPAAEGNLTGSMSVTNFLAENGVKTPVVNIPGCPPHPDWMVGTLVVAINAIEEKGLQGGLAEIVTILDDEGRPTPFFGENIHDNCPYLEAFDNDEYAEVFTDPEKCRYELGCKGPSANSDCFKRKWNGGVNWCVENSVCLGCVEPGFPDEMSPFYEAG; encoded by the coding sequence ATGAGTTTGACCAGGCGAGATTTTGTCAAAATGTGTACAGGAACTGTGGCTGGATTTGGGATTTCCCAAGTGTTCAACCCCAGTGTTGTACATGCTCTGAAGAAGTTTGTACCACATGTATTCTGGTTGCAGGGACAGGGCTGCACCGGATGTTCGGTATCTATTCTTAATTCAGTGCACCCCTCTATTGCAGAGGTTCTTTTGGAAGTAATTACTCTTGATTATCACCCGACCATTATGGGGTCCGAAGGCGCACAGGCCTGGGATCATATGATGGGCGTTGCTGGTAAAGAACAGGGTAAGTACATCCTTATTGTTGAGGGTTCCGTTCCCACTGCGGAGAACGGTCACTACTGTATCGTCGGTGCTGGTGCCGATCATAAAGAATACACCATGTCTGAGGCCACTCTCGAGATGGCTAAGAATGCTGCAGTAGTTGTTAACGTAGGAACATGCGCCGCTTACGGTGGTATTCCTGCTGCTGAAGGAAACCTTACTGGCTCTATGTCGGTTACAAATTTCCTTGCTGAGAATGGAGTGAAGACTCCCGTTGTTAACATTCCGGGCTGTCCCCCCCATCCTGACTGGATGGTTGGTACTCTCGTTGTTGCCATCAATGCTATCGAAGAGAAAGGTCTGCAGGGCGGGCTTGCTGAAATTGTCACTATTCTTGACGATGAAGGCCGTCCCACACCTTTCTTTGGCGAAAACATTCATGACAATTGCCCCTATCTTGAGGCATTCGACAACGATGAATATGCTGAAGTTTTCACCGATCCCGAAAAATGCCGTTACGAACTGGGCTGTAAAGGCCCCAGTGCGAACTCCGACTGCTTCAAACGTAAGTGGAACGGCGGCGTTAACTGGTGTGTTGAAAACTCAGTATGCCTTGGCTGTGTAGAACCGGGATTCCCGGATGAAATGTCTCCCTTCTACGAAGCCGGTTAA
- the hysD gene encoding NiFeSe hydrogenase maturation protease, producing MKKLLVLGIGNILLGDEGVGVHAVEELKKEEWPENVHLVDGGTFTHDIFHILEGYDGLLVLDIVHGNKEPGTMYYLEEKDIIQNDKQRLSLHDIDLIDSLNMAGAVGKRPDLRILGMEPENYTEWSMEMTDTIKAVFPEFLEGARIEIKKYIEEFKK from the coding sequence ATGAAGAAGCTTCTTGTATTAGGAATTGGTAATATCCTGCTTGGAGACGAAGGCGTAGGTGTTCACGCTGTTGAAGAACTCAAGAAAGAAGAATGGCCCGAAAATGTCCACTTAGTGGACGGCGGAACATTTACACACGATATTTTTCATATTCTCGAAGGGTATGACGGACTGCTGGTTCTGGATATAGTTCATGGTAATAAGGAGCCTGGAACTATGTACTATCTGGAAGAGAAAGACATCATCCAAAATGATAAGCAGCGTTTATCTCTGCATGATATCGATCTGATTGATTCACTCAATATGGCAGGTGCAGTAGGAAAACGCCCGGACTTGCGCATTCTCGGCATGGAACCGGAAAATTACACCGAGTGGTCTATGGAAATGACAGATACGATTAAAGCTGTGTTTCCTGAATTTCTCGAAGGCGCACGGATTGAGATTAAAAAGTATATTGAAGAATTTAAAAAGTAG
- a CDS encoding M23 family metallopeptidase, whose translation MAKKKSRLGNFILIIIIVAIIGAGAYLLYKDTTAPQISLTPDKGYVTFKTPININVSDTHSGLKAVKIVLTQGKKKLTLAEKTLPKGSFDYNQDILIKKRQIKQGPFEIAVWAVDTSLAGFGSGNAFIARGNYTLDTMAPKLTVQTSTHNLNQGGCALVLYTLNEKPSKTGVQVGDDFFPGYKQPDGSYACLFAMPYYTESKDFNPILVAEDEAGNKRTGTFWFHANTKKYRHDKINISNRFLASKMPQFEADFPGLPSQVALFLKVNRELRKKNRAELHRVAKDTSPTFLFEGRFLRLPNAAPRAGFGDRRSYLHNGKVIDKQTHLGIDLASTRQAPIPAANHGRVVLAENNFGIYGNAIIIDHGLGLQTLYSHLSQIDVEPGDMVERGQIIGKTGATGMAGGDHLHYGVICSGIPVNPVEWWDSTWIRNNISSKLK comes from the coding sequence ATGGCAAAAAAGAAAAGCCGCCTCGGCAACTTTATATTAATAATTATCATCGTCGCAATAATAGGGGCTGGAGCTTACCTGTTATATAAGGACACTACTGCCCCGCAGATAAGTCTTACCCCTGACAAAGGTTATGTGACCTTCAAAACGCCTATTAATATAAATGTAAGTGACACTCATTCCGGCCTCAAAGCAGTTAAGATAGTGCTTACTCAAGGCAAAAAAAAGTTGACTCTGGCGGAAAAAACTCTCCCCAAAGGAAGCTTTGATTACAATCAGGATATTCTGATCAAGAAAAGGCAGATTAAACAGGGGCCGTTTGAAATTGCCGTATGGGCAGTCGACACCTCGCTTGCCGGATTTGGCAGCGGAAATGCTTTTATTGCCAGAGGAAATTATACTCTGGACACTATGGCACCTAAATTGACCGTACAAACCAGCACCCATAACCTTAATCAAGGTGGATGCGCGCTTGTTTTGTACACACTAAATGAAAAACCAAGCAAAACAGGCGTACAAGTAGGCGATGATTTTTTCCCCGGCTACAAGCAGCCTGACGGTAGCTATGCCTGCCTGTTTGCAATGCCTTACTATACAGAATCAAAGGATTTTAACCCGATTCTGGTTGCAGAGGACGAAGCTGGAAACAAACGCACCGGGACTTTCTGGTTCCATGCCAATACCAAAAAATACAGGCACGATAAAATTAATATCTCGAACCGTTTTCTTGCCAGCAAGATGCCTCAGTTCGAAGCGGATTTCCCGGGCCTGCCAAGTCAGGTAGCCTTATTCCTCAAGGTAAACCGTGAGCTGCGCAAAAAAAACAGGGCTGAACTCCACAGAGTTGCAAAAGACACCTCCCCCACTTTCCTTTTCGAAGGCAGGTTTCTTCGTCTGCCTAACGCCGCACCACGAGCTGGATTCGGTGACAGACGCAGCTACCTGCACAACGGCAAAGTGATAGATAAGCAAACCCACCTCGGTATAGATCTGGCCAGCACCAGACAGGCTCCGATTCCGGCAGCCAACCACGGGCGCGTTGTCCTTGCTGAAAATAATTTCGGCATTTACGGCAACGCTATTATCATTGATCATGGGCTTGGTTTGCAGACACTCTACTCTCATCTCAGCCAGATTGATGTCGAACCCGGTGACATGGTTGAACGCGGTCAGATCATCGGTAAAACGGGAGCAACAGGCATGGCCGGTGGTGATCACCTGCATTACGGTGTCATATGTTCCGGTATTCCGGTCAACCCTGTCGAATGGTGGGACAGTACCTGGATCAGGAACAATATCTCCAGCAAACTTAAATAA
- the hysA gene encoding NiFeSe hydrogenase large subunit HysA — MSSKSHAPASKDGKIKIAIDPVTRIEGHLKAEVVVKDGKVVDAWLSGGMYRGFENILVGRDPRDAAQLTQRLCGVCPTAHSTASCLALDDAFGAKITTNGRVTRNLIFGANYLQSHILHFYHLTALDFVRGPGKAPFVPRFEQPDLRLDEKTNAVAVDQYIKALEIRRICHEMVALFGGKMPHISGQVVGGTTEIPTKEKLAEYASRFKDVQKFIAEVYVPTVYLIGSVYKDLFKIGGGYKNCMAYGVFPMSDGGDDFLIKSGVYVDGKDEKFDPKLIKEFTKYSWYTDECSDLHPSEGKTIPDVHKKDAYSFCKASRYNGNAVEVGPLARMWIHNPELSPMGKKQLKDLYGITAKNFRDLGEDMAFSLMGRHVARAEESYLVANAIGDIWLGEVKEGEETYVKTTMPESGEGVGLTEAPRGSLLHYINIKDSKTANYQMIPATLWNSTPRDDKGMRGTIEEALVGCPVPDPSSPVDISRIIRSFDPULGCAVHVLHAETGEEHVYHVGEGC; from the coding sequence ATGTCTTCAAAATCTCATGCACCCGCCAGTAAAGACGGGAAAATTAAGATTGCCATTGATCCGGTAACCCGTATCGAAGGCCACCTCAAAGCTGAGGTTGTTGTTAAGGACGGAAAGGTTGTAGATGCATGGTTGTCAGGCGGCATGTACCGTGGCTTTGAGAATATTCTGGTTGGTCGCGATCCTCGCGATGCAGCTCAGTTGACTCAGAGACTTTGCGGTGTCTGTCCTACTGCCCACTCTACAGCTTCCTGTCTCGCACTTGATGATGCTTTTGGCGCCAAGATCACCACAAATGGTCGTGTAACCAGAAACCTCATCTTCGGTGCTAACTATTTGCAGTCACATATTCTGCATTTTTATCATCTCACAGCTCTGGACTTCGTAAGAGGGCCCGGCAAAGCTCCATTTGTCCCCCGCTTCGAACAACCTGATCTGCGTCTTGATGAAAAAACAAATGCCGTAGCTGTTGACCAGTATATCAAGGCTCTTGAAATCCGTCGCATCTGCCATGAAATGGTAGCTCTGTTCGGTGGTAAAATGCCTCATATCTCTGGTCAGGTTGTCGGTGGTACAACTGAAATTCCTACAAAAGAAAAGCTTGCAGAATATGCCAGCCGCTTTAAGGACGTTCAGAAGTTCATCGCAGAAGTTTACGTTCCTACCGTTTATCTTATCGGTTCCGTATACAAGGATCTGTTCAAGATCGGCGGTGGTTACAAAAACTGTATGGCTTACGGTGTTTTCCCGATGAGCGACGGCGGAGATGATTTCCTCATCAAGTCCGGCGTTTATGTTGACGGAAAAGACGAAAAGTTTGATCCCAAGCTTATCAAAGAATTCACTAAGTACTCCTGGTACACTGATGAATGCTCTGATCTGCACCCAAGCGAAGGTAAAACAATTCCTGACGTTCACAAGAAAGACGCTTACAGCTTCTGTAAAGCTTCCCGCTACAACGGCAATGCTGTTGAAGTTGGTCCTCTTGCACGTATGTGGATTCATAACCCTGAGCTTAGCCCTATGGGTAAAAAGCAGCTTAAAGACCTCTACGGCATCACCGCGAAGAACTTCCGTGATCTCGGCGAAGATATGGCATTCTCCCTTATGGGACGCCATGTTGCCCGCGCAGAGGAATCATATTTGGTTGCCAATGCTATTGGCGATATATGGCTCGGCGAAGTTAAAGAAGGCGAAGAAACCTACGTTAAGACTACCATGCCGGAGTCCGGCGAAGGTGTCGGCCTTACCGAAGCTCCCCGTGGCTCATTGCTGCACTACATCAACATCAAGGACTCCAAGACAGCGAATTACCAGATGATTCCCGCTACTCTCTGGAACAGCACCCCCCGCGATGACAAAGGCATGCGCGGAACCATCGAGGAAGCCCTCGTAGGTTGTCCTGTTCCGGATCCTTCAAGTCCTGTAGATATATCAAGGATCATTAGATCCTTTGATCCATGACTGGGCTGTGCCGTGCACGTGCTGCACGCAGAGACCGGTGAAGAGCATGTTTACCACGTGGGAGAAGGCTGCTAG